The Nymphaea colorata isolate Beijing-Zhang1983 chromosome 11, ASM883128v2, whole genome shotgun sequence genome includes the window tgcagaaaaaaaaatgtctggTTAAAAATCAAAtaggatttagatttaagaaatgacatccaattgaataggattcggttttaaataaaatatatatccaattgaatCATTATTGTATGGTCAATTAAATTTTCCCATATTCAACCTTCATAAATTTTGAATGTTAGCTCTTAATATATCACAAGGCAGTTCGAATTCAGATTTGTCCGTGAATCTGGAAATTATATTCAGATTGATACGgatttcaaacttcaaagccggatttgaatatgataaagacttttcttaatttgcatttaaatctgaattgggATTCAGATATAATAACTCATAGCAGTAAAAAGTACATCGGATTTTACAATTCAAAAGAGTAGCAACGGATGATTCAATCAGGTCGATAGCTTTGTCtattcaaatttggttttcGAGATCTCCGTCTATTctatccttaaaaaaaaaaaaaaaaaaaaaaatatcccaCCAATCACAAATTCCAGTACTTAATTTGACACTTATAATGTTATTTACATTAATTATTCGGAAATTTATGCTGATATAAAGTTCGAAACCAGGCCAAGgcaaagaaaatttcaaacattaaTGGtgcatttatttttctaaaacaagAACATGATATCCATGTTTCGTGCTTCGCATGGGTCTAATAATAGTTTTTCAAATAGGCAATCCCGAGGGACGCAATGCATGTAAATGATGAATTGAATTTTTGCATTTATTCTTATTCGGTAGAGAATTATGTCCGGGATAGACAGATCGACCAGGTTGGTGCACAGAGCAGAgcaggttttcttttcttcttcttccattatttttttgcaaataaGATAACCATATTCATTTCTAACTAATTAAGCTATATATTATCCcatcattattatatatatatatatatacacacacacacacacagagagagagaaaatgggcgTGACTCTGAgcatatggatattggatttggatcagtaATCTTACATACCAAAATGACGTTTGGTTCAGCCACAGTTAACTAACCGAGCATCGAGTGATGCGGAGCAGGAGCGACGTGGGACGTGCACATGAACTCTCCCTCAACCCCTCGCCACATGTTGCTTAAGCACGAAACACACTCTTTCTGTAATTTCTGCGATTGAAGGAGTGGCGTTTCAGGTATTAGGAAAAGCTGCCCTCCTTGTGCAGCTTTCCTTCTGGCTGCCTCGCATGTCGGCATGAGGCGGCTCTGTGCTTTCATATTCTCCTGCAGGCAATTAAAAGCACCATAGTTCATGGAAATTACTCAATCACCACCTTGCTCACCCAGTTTTAGGATGTACCCTGGTCCTTGAAGAATTTTACGACTGTATTGCGGGGAATCGGTTGCAATGCTGCCAACTACAAACCAGAACTTTTATTAGCATTCTTCTGAGAAGGGTGAAGAGTGAAAACCTCATTAGTGTCAGACTCAAATCTAGACATGATGAAGTTCCACATCTAATAAAAATCTCAATGAGCATTAAAAATGGATATCCTGTCCTTTAATGTAGTCTATACATTCACATTATGATCAAATGGtagatcaaaatccaaattgaaGAACCATGTACCGAGGGGCTAAGTTTAGTGCGGCCCTGTCCCGCTCTGAAATTTCCTTGAATTTTTAGGCTAAAGGTATCATGGTAGTTGTTTCCATAACCGTTACAGGTATGGAAAAATATAGAACGCTAGGCAGAGAGTTGTTCTCATCCTGCTCCAATCTTTTCCCTTGCCGTTTGAAGAATCTAAGCTTTTCCAAGAACTCAGGTACCAAGCACCCTGAacattctttcttctttaatcattcttcatatttttggtTGTTGGGTAGTCGTGGTTCAGAAGGCAAACCATCTGTACTGATGGGATTAAACTTTGAATGCTTTTggctcttgaaaattttgagttgTTCTCAGTTCCCACCGAAGTCCCTTTGGATGCTTTGCCAAGACTAAAGTACGAAGCTTTGCTCTTTTTCACCGTTCCTTgctttttttgttactttttttccAGCCCTCTCTGTCTTTGGTGGCGTGCATTTTTATGTCCTTATGCTTTAGCCTGTGTTGATATGAATTGTTTAACTAAGTTGGGACCTCTGGTGTTAAAACTGTTGGTGGTCTATTTTTACATACCCTATTTCATCTCCTCATTGCGTCATTGATTGGCCTATCTGAAGTAGTTTGCACTTGGGAAGTTCTTTATGGCGGTTTGTGGGAACAAAATGCAGCTGTACCGGTTAAGGCTTCGACTGTGGGTCAGTTGTTTCTGTTTGAATGTGTTATATTCCTTCATTAGCCGAAATTTTCATGTGGTTGAACAGATGGATATTGAATCTATGGAAATGGAGACACGACTAGCCTTTCTTCTAGAAGTTAATTGGGACATGTTCTGTTATAAGCATTTGCATTTCTTCAAGAAGGAATACGTATGTGATGTGCTTTATGGTGTATGATTGGGTTTGTACATCCTACACGTTTAGTTTTGTTGAAGTAGTGATGCCATCTAGTTGAAATGGAAATTCTATGTATAAGCTTGTGGACGACTATGTATTAATTGTTGTTTGTCAGTAAGTGGTGAAGGTCCCTTCACTGTATCTTTCTCTTGAAGCATAATTTGGATCAAGTAAGATCTTTTATTTGATCTACTATTGGTCTAGCTGAATgttattctttcttcttctcttatttaCTTATTAAACAGAAACTAAAGTTCTTCACCAATAAGAAGTGTTTATTTCACTGATGCTGcaccaattaaaaaatttaaaaatgctcCATATGTATGATGGAATATTGGTTTCATAATCGGTgttcctttctctttcctctttttttttttggtcttgtttttcaaaatctatTCCTTTTCATAAGGTTGCTATAATTCAGTTACCACGTATCTGGATTTTGCCTGCacatgctttttttttgttttggtttgggGCTGAGATAATGGAGAATTTTGGGTTGACTCTTGGTGTGATTAGAATGGGCTTATTATGTTATTAGTGGCAATCATTTTGGCTGCTATTGGACCTTTTTTTGCACTCTCTGATTGATTTAGTGACTTCACTAACGTTGAATATAACATTCTTGACTAATTACTAGATCAGCATAAGAAAGGATAAAGTTCTATGCTCTCCATTGGCAGCAAAAAATTGGCAACCATGGGGATTCAACATGGTGACAATAAAAATATACGTGAAGTTAAGTTTTGTGGAGTTAATCCAACAGTGACCGTGTAATTTCATCCTGATCCAAACTGCCAACATGTCAATGATTTGTAGCTGACAGTACCAAGATGGTTAATCACTGTCTGATGAAAACAATGATTGACTTGTGTTATCTAGGGTTGCACTGGATCGATTACTCAACTCCAGATCGAGATGTGGAGAAGATGAGAAGGTTCCTCTTCTTTCAAAAGTATGTAATTATATGCAGATAAACTGTCATCTGAGAATTTAACAGGGAAAATCATGGAAAGGAACAACACTTACCCATAGAATTGTAAACAGCTTTTTCATATATGTTCACTTTGTCAGTGCAACGTTTTTTCAGATGCAATGTGTGCTAGCTACCAAAAAAATCAGGTGATACATTGCAATCAAAGTTCCAGAAAACCTATCAGTCATCTCCCAAAATTAGTCGATTCACATCAAGATGAAAAGTACAGCATGAGGGTTCTTTATACAAATTTCACTATTTTTGTTTAGAATTTAAATATCATTCTACTTTGGTTTGTTTGCTTGTTGATTATcaaaaaatatagttttaagAACGGAGGCTTCATGTATAGTTCTAGTTCAATTGGTTTACTTTAATCAAACATATGAAAACAAGAATTGAGGAAACTTTGTATCTTGCTGTAGGTTGCATTTTTCTCTGGATGTAGATTGAATCCACTAGCAGTATATTGGTTGCTAACCCACACGGTCAATCGTCGTCTTAGTAAGCCCACCTGACTATGTGCCAAGTTTGCAATTTCACAGTCCAAAATTTGGCGGCCTTTATTAGTTGTGTGTTCATGCATTGTGTACTTAAGGAGTCAAGGTAGCTATTGTCCTATTAACTATTGGTGATTATAGCTATAGTATCTACCAAGTAACTTCACAGTGGCCCTCTGTTTGGGGGGCTCCAATGCATCACTTGCTAGAAAGGCCGTAGGAAATAGTCTAGAAAGGCCATAGGAAATAGTCAGTTTGTTAATGGAAAGGAGTTGGTAATGGTAGCAGATCAATGATCAAGGTAGGacatttcttttacattttactAAACAATTAGACAATTTTACGAGTTTTGGCATggaaaatacatatttttttacagTACAATACAAAGTTGCTGAAGTAGATATATATGTCATCATATTGTATGAATGAAATAAGGATGTGCTTCTTGAATATAAAGAGTTTTTGTTTTCAGGCTTGGCTAAGTCCATTTATCCCTACTGGATTGTATTGACATGTTACTTGTTGCTGCAAAATTTGCATGACCATTTTTTCTCATGCCCTTTGATGAGTCCGTTGTTTCCTTCTGGCTTGTCTTTAACATAGCTGTCTGAATATTTGTCCGTAGACTCCGTACTAAATATGTTTCTGCTCTGCTTTGGCTAAATGCAGGACCAAATGAGGGAGGTTCATCTGGGATCGCATACTATAAGATCTCATGGGGTTCGAGTGGCTAGAAACCATATGCATGACTGGCTTatactttttcttctcatcatAATCGATGTCATCTTGAATGTCATACAGCCATTTTATCGCTTTGTAGGGGAGGATATGATGTCTGACCTGAAATACCCACTGAAAAGCAACACGGTCCCATTTTGGGCTGTTCCAGTAAGTatctttttttctaaattttagtgTGAGATTTGTAGAAAAGgttttttaatttgattcaCTGGGACTACTCTTGTGCAGAAAAAgtcaagtttttttgtttttgggtggTGCAGATGATTGCAATTTTGTTGCCTATGGGGATCTTTCTTCTGTACTATATCTACCGGAAGGATGTTTATGATTTTCATCATGCTATTCTAGGTAGTGGCTCCTTTTTCTTGTACTTCTTGCTTAGAGACACAAAGTGCTTTTATTTTCAAGGTTTTCAGCTAATTCAAGAATTTAACTGATCTGGTTCCATCTACAAATGAAGGCCTTCTGTTCTCAGTTCTAGTAACTGCAGTTATAACTGATGCAATCAAAGATGCAGCGGGCCGCCCTCGTCCAGACTTCTTCTGGCGTTGCTTCCCTGATGGAATCGGTGTAAGGATCTGTGTTTCATTATTGCTTATCAAGCCTCtgagatttttcattttatattgtCTCAAGCATCCAATGTTTGTCTCATACTCTTGCGCTCTTTGTGTTCAGGTCTATGATCATCTTACCAGGAATGTTGTTTGTCATGGCAATAAGAGTGTTATAAGAGAGGGACATAAAAGCTTTCCAAGTGGCCATACTTCATGTTAGTGGCTCCTGTCAAATAAGTTCTTTCTTTGCTTCTAGTTGGCtactttttgttttgtcttctGGAATTTTCACAACTCATGGGAGCTTAAAACAGATGATATGATACTGATGGTCATCCAAGCCTTAAGTTCATGTCACTTATAAATTAGTCAATTATGCCATTATTTTTCTCTACGAATCAAACATTTGTTTCTTGAGGTTTACTGCTGCTTCATGTAGGAGATTCTTTATTGCCCATGTTAGTAAGGTGATTAATATTAAGCGATAAACATTCTTAAATCTTGTTCTTTAGACCTTTCTTGTCCAGATCAATGTGTGTTGCAAAATATTTGTGAAAGCAGAAATGTCCAATAATGCAAAAATGATATGGGGTGGTCCTGAACCATATCAAATATAAATAGATAAAACCTATTGGCAAAGCCAATATCAGTATCAACCTACATATGCATGTGCTTGTGTGTGTGATAAGATATTTGAACTACAAACTCTGAATAGGTCAATATGTCAGGGTCCTTCGCAGGTCTTGGTTTCCTGTCGCTGTACTTATCTGGGAAAATTAAAGCATTTGATCAGAGTGGTCATATCGCAAAGCTATGCATAGTCTTCCTTCCCTTGCTGGCAGCTGCATTTGTTGGAGTTTCACGGGTAGATGATTATTGGCATCATTGGCAGGATGTGTTCGCTGGAGGACTTCTAGGTACTTAACCTTGGTTTCTAATCTGATTATTCATTTCTTTTGCAGTATAGATGTCTGTCACAGAATAACCCTTGGTTGGGATCTCCATCTTATCAActttaaaaactgaaaattagaGATGAATCTTGATGATGGCATTCACTATTTTCTTTTGGTACCCCATGGGCTTATTGCTTCTTTGCAGGCTTTGTAGTAGCTATGTTCTGCTATCTCCAGTTCTTTCCAGCTCCATATCACACAGATGGTAAGCTACTTTCATCTTCTTTGTCATTATGTGGATCggaagttttatttttaattattaagaTGCTGAATTTTCTTATAtcaggagaaagaaaaaaaaaatgtgctcTTGGTTTGGCTTTTCTAAATCCTAGTCCACTGCTGGATGGTCGGACTATTCTTCTATATTTAAATTGGATTCTGAAGAGCAATTCAACAGACTTTACTGTTAATCTCTGTGATCTTGTTGGTATATACAGATTAATTTCTTGGATATGCCTTGGCAATGCAACAAtttggtttatgttttttttttccttttaaattgtCACATGGGAGAACATACTGCACCTGGAAAATTTTCTTAGCTGCTGCTGGCAGCATAAAAAACCCAAGGCTATTATCCTGGACTTCAGGGCGTATGCTCACTTCAGCATTACGCAGGGAGTTAGTGCTCATGAGAATCTGATTGTGTCTCTGTAAAATGGGCACAACCCGCCCCCCACTGCACCAACTCCCTTGGGGCACTTAATTTAGCACAAAGTTGCACGAATCTTTTCAGCACAAGGTTGCACGAGTCTTTTTTGGGAGATGCACATGGGGATTGGTCAATGTTAAGAGAACCTGAAAGCTTGTCTCATGTTTCTTATATTCaagtttttggttgtctttCTTTCAGGTTGGGGACCATATGCGTATTTTCAAATGCTTACAGAGTCACGTACGGCTGTTGAACAACCTGTTACTGCAAATTCTGCATGCACACAGACAAGAGATATGGAAATTGTGGATCAGCAAGCTCAAACGGCCACAGCAACCGAGGTCTCAGTTGTGCATGGCAATGGCACGGAAGCAGTATAAGCAAAATTTTTTGCAGATAAAGGGATTCTCAGCTATGAAGTTCAGCATTTTAGCTTCAGCTTCTCCATGTGTATA containing:
- the LOC116264448 gene encoding lipid phosphate phosphatase 2-like isoform X3, with the protein product MMSDLKYPLKSNTVPFWAVPMIAILLPMGIFLLYYIYRKDVYDFHHAILGLLFSVLVTAVITDAIKDAAGRPRPDFFWRCFPDGIGVYDHLTRNVVCHGNKSVIREGHKSFPSGHTSWSFAGLGFLSLYLSGKIKAFDQSGHIAKLCIVFLPLLAAAFVGVSRVDDYWHHWQDVFAGGLLGFVVAMFCYLQFFPAPYHTDGWGPYAYFQMLTESRTAVEQPVTANSACTQTRDMEIVDQQAQTATATEVSVVHGNGTEAV
- the LOC116264448 gene encoding lipid phosphate phosphatase 2-like isoform X1 codes for the protein MAVCGNKMQLYRLRLRLWDQMREVHLGSHTIRSHGVRVARNHMHDWLILFLLIIIDVILNVIQPFYRFVGEDMMSDLKYPLKSNTVPFWAVPMIAILLPMGIFLLYYIYRKDVYDFHHAILGLLFSVLVTAVITDAIKDAAGRPRPDFFWRCFPDGIGVYDHLTRNVVCHGNKSVIREGHKSFPSGHTSWSFAGLGFLSLYLSGKIKAFDQSGHIAKLCIVFLPLLAAAFVGVSRVDDYWHHWQDVFAGGLLGFVVAMFCYLQFFPAPYHTDGWGPYAYFQMLTESRTAVEQPVTANSACTQTRDMEIVDQQAQTATATEVSVVHGNGTEAV
- the LOC116264448 gene encoding lipid phosphate phosphatase 2-like isoform X2, translated to MREVHLGSHTIRSHGVRVARNHMHDWLILFLLIIIDVILNVIQPFYRFVGEDMMSDLKYPLKSNTVPFWAVPMIAILLPMGIFLLYYIYRKDVYDFHHAILGLLFSVLVTAVITDAIKDAAGRPRPDFFWRCFPDGIGVYDHLTRNVVCHGNKSVIREGHKSFPSGHTSWSFAGLGFLSLYLSGKIKAFDQSGHIAKLCIVFLPLLAAAFVGVSRVDDYWHHWQDVFAGGLLGFVVAMFCYLQFFPAPYHTDGWGPYAYFQMLTESRTAVEQPVTANSACTQTRDMEIVDQQAQTATATEVSVVHGNGTEAV